One Phaseolus vulgaris cultivar G19833 chromosome 2, P. vulgaris v2.0, whole genome shotgun sequence DNA window includes the following coding sequences:
- the LOC137810786 gene encoding protein IQ-DOMAIN 29-like: MGKGRSPGKWFKNLLLGKKSSSKSTSSKKNDILKPSSDKDVVVSSEVPVSDPPVNSLLISPPPPISGANDTKVVLSEKEVVSRSSLDKNVLSTGDEEAKVQDVANFGSQEDTEKLQLTEAAIKVQAACRSYLARQTFQTLRGAIQLQSLIRGHLVRRQAVSALYCVKGIVKFQALARGCNVRRSDIGHAVQKICKDTHCSNSISVVSSSQKEKLSENVFVCKLLASSPYAVPLSLSIDQEETNLAWKWLDYWTQSHFWAPLPELKKKFDSVFDEKNGSSQTVQRGQVKRTTRKSSAVKADNGSVLVANRSKQRPKKDSSHPLPTAQEHPQKETAKCSLEKKHAHNVSNGSEVVNEKRKHSSRKILDHTVTDVLEQGPSASSEKMEDLAVAKSEKSDPEKGHGQPAKDENDNEPHHDPIAVSKTSVKKDENEKNQGVGEDRNGGDDNCISNNSQRRASLPANFNDQDNELYTTPVTPRLPSYMAPTESAKAKLRGQSSPRFATDLVEKSNTTRRHSLSSSLNGRSGSFSPRDERLMAVSGRGVIRSDRSLSSSRDGTEKLIQPQWRR; the protein is encoded by the exons ATGGGGAAAGGAAGAAGTCCTGGCAAATGGTTCAAGAACTTACTCTTGGGGAAGAAATCGTCGTCAAAGTCTACTTCATCAAAGAAGAATGATATTCTT AAACCATCAAGTGATAAGGATGTGGTGGTGTCTTCTGAGGTACCTGTGTCTGATCCACCTGTTAATTCTCTGCTGATATCGCCGCCGCCGCCGATATCTGGAGCTAATGATACTAAAGTAGTgctttcagaaaaggaggtagTTAGTAGATCTTCACTTGATAAGAATGTTCTTTCAACTGGAGATGAAGAGGCTAAGGTGCAGGATGTGGCTAATTTTGGATCTCAAGAGGATACTGAGAAACTTCAGCTTACAGAAGCAGCTATAAAAGTTCAGGCCGCTTGTAGAAGCTATCTG GCTCGTCAAACATTTCAAACTCTCAGAGGTGCCATACAACTACAATCTCTCATTCGTGGTCACTTGGTTAGAAGACAAGCTGTTTCTGCTTTATACTGTGTGAAGGGAATAGTTAAATTTCAAGCATTGGCTCGTGGTTGCAATGTTAGACGTTCTGATATTGGGCATGCAGTCCAGAAAATTTGTAAG GATACTCATTGTTCAAATTCTATTTCGGTAGTTTCATCCTCACAGAAAGAGAAGCTGTCTGAAAATGTATTTGTTTGCAAG CTTCTGGCTTCATCCCCATATGCAGTTCCTCTATCACTCTCCATTGATCAAGAAGAAACTAACTTGGCTTGGAAGTGGCTTGACTATTGGACACAGTCACACTTTTGGGCACCTCTTCCtgaattgaaaaagaaatttgaTTCAGTGTTTGATGAGAAAAATGGAAGTTCCCAGACAGTTCAAAGGGGACAAGTTAAAAGAACTACTCGAAAATCTTCTGCTGTGAAAGCTGACAATGGCTCAGTTTTAGTTGCTAACAGATCTAAACAGCGTCCAAAAAAGGATTCAAGCCATCCATTGCCAACAGCTCAGGAACACCCTCAAAAAGAAACTGCGAAATGTAGTCTTGAAAAAAAACACGCACATAATGTTTCAAATGGATCTGAGGTTGttaatgaaaaaagaaaacacagcAGTAGAAAGATTTTAGATCATACTGTCACTGATGTTTTAGAGCAGGGCCCAAGTGCCTCTTCAGAGAAAATGGAAGATTTGGCAGTTGCAAAGTCAGAAAAGTCTGATCCTGAGAAGGGTCATGGACAGCCAGCAAAAGATGAGAATGATAATGAGCCACATCATGATCCTATTGCTGTTTCAAAGACTAGCGTGAAGAaggatgaaaatgaaaaaaatcaagGAGTTGGTGAGGATCGGAACGGTGGTGATGATAATTGTATCAGTAACAATTCCCAGAGAAGAGCTTCACTACCTGCGAACTTTAATGATCAAGATAATGAGTTATATACCACTCCTGTTACTCCAAGGCTGCCCAGTTATATGGCTCCTACCGAATCTGCAAAGGCTAAGCTCAGAGGACAAAGCTCTCCAAGATTTGCTACTGATTTGGTAGAAAAGAGCAATACAACCAGGCGACATTCACTTTCATCCTCACTCAATGGCCGGTCAGGTTCATTTTCCCCGAGAGATGAAAGGCTGATGGCTGTGAGTGGCAGAGGAGTGATAAGGTCTGATAGATCTCTGTCATCTTCAAGGGATGGAACTG